A section of the Luteolibacter rhizosphaerae genome encodes:
- a CDS encoding TVP38/TMEM64 family protein — protein sequence MRLLLWFIAVSALVIAVWLLWGGHWEQHFTLTGAAEWMKQAGPWAWAAGMGLLAADLVLPIPGTVVMSALGLVYGALLGGFFAAAGSILAGLCGYGLGRLIGEKAARKLLGDRDFERGRLLFSRGGGWVVALSRAIPILPEALSCTAGLVRMPFHRFLAALACGSIPVGFLFAWIGAVGRDAPGWAIAFSIGVPALLWLGARRIKWD from the coding sequence ATGCGCCTGCTGCTCTGGTTCATCGCCGTCTCCGCCCTCGTGATCGCGGTGTGGCTGCTCTGGGGCGGGCATTGGGAGCAGCATTTCACCCTCACCGGAGCCGCGGAGTGGATGAAGCAAGCCGGCCCTTGGGCATGGGCGGCGGGCATGGGTCTGCTGGCGGCGGACCTGGTGCTCCCGATTCCCGGGACGGTCGTTATGTCCGCGCTCGGGCTGGTGTATGGGGCTCTGCTCGGTGGATTCTTCGCGGCGGCGGGATCGATTCTCGCTGGCCTCTGCGGTTACGGGCTCGGCCGTTTGATCGGTGAGAAGGCCGCCCGGAAGCTGCTGGGCGACCGCGACTTCGAACGGGGACGGCTGCTATTCTCCCGCGGTGGTGGCTGGGTGGTCGCTCTTTCACGCGCGATCCCCATTCTTCCCGAGGCATTGTCATGCACGGCCGGACTGGTGCGCATGCCCTTCCACCGCTTTCTTGCCGCGCTGGCTTGCGGCAGCATCCCGGTGGGCTTCCTCTTCGCGTGGATCGGTGCCGTCGGCCGCGATGCCCCGGGATGGGCGATCGCTTTCAGCATTGGCGTGCCAGCCCTGTTGTGGCTCGGAGCGCGCCGAATCAAATGGGACTGA
- a CDS encoding TerC family protein, whose product MPEISGPWYTSADAWVALFTLTLLEIVLGIDNIVFISILVDRLPLEQRKKARLIGLGLAMGMRLLLLFTLTWIMGLVQPLFSIPIHPAIQETLFGKPGESETATALVAASGMLGISLKDLILLGGGFFLIWKSTKEIHHKLEGHEESQSAKAVASFGAVLVQIAMIDVIFSLDSVITAVGMAKDITVMALAVIISVGVMMVSSGAISDFVSRHPSVKMLALSFLILIGTALMAEGLHFHIPKGYIYFAMAFSLGVEMLNLKLRSKAPAV is encoded by the coding sequence ATGCCGGAAATCTCCGGCCCGTGGTACACCAGTGCGGATGCATGGGTGGCTCTCTTCACGCTGACACTGCTGGAGATCGTCCTCGGCATCGACAACATCGTCTTCATCTCGATCCTAGTGGATCGTTTGCCGCTGGAGCAGCGCAAGAAAGCGCGCCTCATCGGTTTGGGCCTGGCGATGGGCATGCGCCTGCTGCTGCTCTTCACGCTGACTTGGATCATGGGTCTGGTGCAGCCGCTGTTCAGCATCCCGATCCATCCAGCGATCCAAGAGACCCTTTTCGGCAAGCCCGGCGAAAGCGAGACGGCGACCGCCTTGGTGGCGGCCTCCGGCATGCTAGGCATCTCGCTGAAGGATCTCATTCTGCTAGGGGGCGGCTTCTTCCTGATCTGGAAGTCCACCAAAGAGATTCACCACAAACTGGAAGGGCACGAAGAAAGCCAGTCCGCGAAGGCGGTGGCCAGCTTCGGCGCGGTGCTCGTCCAGATCGCGATGATCGATGTCATCTTCTCGCTGGACTCCGTGATCACCGCGGTGGGCATGGCCAAGGACATCACGGTCATGGCGCTGGCCGTGATCATCTCGGTGGGGGTGATGATGGTCTCCTCCGGCGCGATCAGCGACTTCGTCTCCCGTCACCCCTCGGTCAAGATGCTGGCGCTTTCCTTCCTGATCCTGATCGGCACCGCATTGATGGCGGAGGGTCTGCACTTCCACATCCCGAAGGGCTACATCTACTTCGCCATGGCCTTCTCGCTGGGCGTGGAGATGCTGAACCTGAAGCTGCGCTCGAAGGCTCCGGCGGTTTGA
- a CDS encoding SufE family protein, producing MSIADKQQEILEELSFFPDWQERYEYVIGLGRKLPPMAEEAKTEDRLIKGCQSQVWLDAHKEGDKVRYLADSDSVITKGMIALFVRVLDGEAPDEILSADMSFIDKTGLKEHLAPTRANALNLMATQMKQRALELSGS from the coding sequence ATGAGCATCGCCGACAAACAGCAGGAGATCCTTGAGGAACTGTCCTTTTTCCCGGACTGGCAGGAGCGCTATGAATACGTCATCGGGCTGGGCAGGAAGCTGCCGCCGATGGCGGAGGAGGCGAAGACCGAGGACCGGCTGATCAAGGGCTGCCAGTCGCAGGTCTGGCTGGATGCCCACAAGGAGGGCGACAAGGTCCGCTACTTGGCCGACTCCGACTCCGTGATCACCAAAGGGATGATCGCTCTTTTCGTCCGCGTTCTGGACGGCGAGGCCCCGGACGAGATCTTGTCCGCCGACATGTCTTTCATCGACAAGACCGGGCTGAAAGAGCACCTGGCCCCCACCCGGGCCAATGCCCTGAACCTGATGGCGACCCAGATGAAGCAGCGGGCGCTGGAGCTCTCCGGGAGCTGA
- a CDS encoding DHA2 family efflux MFS transporter permease subunit, with protein MSEHPVSPPVAESDLEKTRRYLPWVVAVALFMQQLDGTIVNTAVPTMAESLGVASLALKSVLTSYTIAIAVLIPLSGWLADKFGTKRVFAFAVAVFTLGSLACGLSVNLPMLVASRVLQGIGAAFMMPVGRIALLKTFPKSGILRAMNFVIIPALLGPLLGPLTGGLIVHWLPWRVIFLINIPIGLLGLWLVKKHMPDHRGAVADPLDARGFILFGAGIALLSWVLEIFGEHRMETGWVAGLAAISLGLIGAYFVHARKSANPLLPVDLFRVRTFRVSVVGGFLTRLGISGMPFLLPLLYQLGMGFSPWQAGLLVMPQALAAIGMKLAVQRIMGHFGHKRVLLCNTVLIGLMIAAFSQVGPGTPVWVILIFSILQGSVSALQFTAMNSLAYADTTDEQASDASTVASTGQQLAISFGIAFASLVTAWFLGGIDRTNPAQLVPALHKAYLLLGGVTVASSAMFLTLRRADGDNVSGHGQIKEVVEA; from the coding sequence ATGAGCGAGCATCCGGTTTCCCCTCCCGTCGCCGAATCCGACTTGGAGAAAACCCGGCGCTATCTCCCTTGGGTAGTGGCGGTGGCCCTGTTCATGCAGCAGCTCGACGGCACGATCGTGAACACCGCGGTGCCGACCATGGCCGAATCGCTCGGCGTGGCCTCGCTGGCGCTGAAATCGGTTCTGACTAGCTACACTATCGCCATAGCGGTGCTGATTCCCCTGAGCGGCTGGCTGGCGGATAAGTTCGGGACCAAGCGGGTTTTCGCCTTCGCGGTGGCGGTTTTCACTCTCGGCTCCCTCGCCTGCGGCCTGTCGGTGAATCTGCCGATGCTCGTCGCCTCGCGCGTGCTGCAAGGGATCGGAGCGGCCTTCATGATGCCGGTGGGCCGGATCGCGCTGCTGAAGACATTCCCGAAATCCGGGATCCTGCGGGCGATGAATTTCGTGATCATCCCCGCGCTCCTCGGGCCCCTTTTGGGCCCGCTTACCGGGGGCCTTATCGTTCATTGGCTGCCGTGGCGGGTGATTTTCCTGATCAATATCCCGATCGGCCTTCTCGGGCTCTGGCTGGTGAAGAAGCACATGCCGGATCACCGCGGCGCGGTGGCGGATCCTTTGGACGCACGGGGCTTCATTCTCTTCGGAGCGGGGATCGCCCTGCTCTCCTGGGTTCTGGAGATCTTCGGCGAGCATCGCATGGAAACCGGCTGGGTCGCCGGACTGGCCGCCATCTCGCTGGGGCTCATCGGCGCCTATTTCGTTCATGCGCGGAAGTCGGCAAATCCCTTGTTGCCGGTGGATCTATTTAGAGTCCGCACCTTCCGGGTTTCGGTCGTCGGCGGTTTCCTGACCCGTTTGGGGATCAGTGGGATGCCTTTCCTCCTGCCGCTGCTCTATCAGCTCGGGATGGGCTTCTCGCCCTGGCAAGCCGGGCTGCTGGTGATGCCGCAGGCGCTGGCGGCGATCGGCATGAAGCTGGCGGTGCAGCGGATCATGGGACATTTCGGACATAAGCGCGTGTTGCTATGCAATACGGTCTTGATCGGCCTGATGATCGCCGCCTTCTCGCAGGTCGGGCCCGGAACGCCGGTCTGGGTGATCCTCATCTTCAGCATCCTGCAAGGCAGCGTGTCGGCTTTGCAATTCACCGCGATGAACTCGCTGGCCTATGCCGATACCACGGACGAGCAAGCGAGCGATGCCAGCACCGTGGCCAGCACCGGACAACAGCTTGCGATCAGCTTTGGCATCGCCTTCGCCTCGCTGGTCACTGCGTGGTTCCTCGGCGGAATCGATCGCACGAATCCGGCGCAATTGGTCCCGGCCTTGCACAAGGCCTATCTGCTGTTAGGCGGAGTGACGGTCGCGAGTTCTGCGATGTTCCTCACCCTCAGGCGCGCCGATGGTGATAACGTCAGCGGCCACGGGCAAATCAAGGAAGTGGTGGAAGCCTGA
- a CDS encoding DUF808 domain-containing protein — protein sequence MAGGSLLMLLDDIAAILDDVAVMTKKAASKTAGVLGDDLALNAQQVSGVVSNRELPVVWAVAKGSFVNKLILVPAALAISAFAPWLITPLLIIGGLYLCFEGVEKLYHQWQHRGEKKTVEEAKAELREGVSEEEEKAKIKGAVRTDFILSAEIIAITLGVVADPAGPKPFGTQVAVLSAIAILMTVGVYGLVAGIVKLDDLGLHLSQKASAAAKSLGKAILWAAPFLMKGLSIAGTAAMFLVGGGIVTHGVPALHHWIEHIGHGPAGGLTASLVNGGIGLVAGAAVLLLVNGIKKMRGTPAH from the coding sequence ATGGCCGGAGGAAGTCTATTGATGCTGTTGGATGATATCGCCGCGATCCTCGATGACGTGGCGGTGATGACCAAGAAAGCGGCCTCCAAGACCGCGGGGGTGCTGGGGGATGACCTCGCGCTGAATGCCCAACAGGTGAGCGGCGTGGTCTCGAACCGCGAGCTGCCGGTGGTCTGGGCGGTGGCCAAGGGCTCCTTTGTCAACAAGCTGATCCTGGTGCCGGCGGCGCTGGCGATCAGTGCCTTCGCTCCGTGGCTGATCACGCCGCTGCTGATCATCGGAGGCCTCTATCTATGCTTCGAAGGGGTCGAGAAGCTCTACCATCAGTGGCAGCACCGCGGGGAGAAGAAGACCGTGGAGGAGGCCAAAGCGGAACTGAGGGAAGGCGTGTCCGAGGAGGAGGAAAAAGCGAAGATCAAGGGGGCGGTGCGCACGGACTTCATCCTCTCCGCCGAGATCATCGCGATCACTCTGGGAGTGGTTGCGGATCCGGCAGGGCCGAAGCCTTTCGGCACCCAAGTCGCCGTGCTCTCCGCGATCGCGATCTTGATGACGGTGGGCGTGTATGGCTTGGTCGCGGGGATCGTGAAGCTGGATGACTTGGGGCTGCACCTCAGCCAGAAGGCTTCCGCTGCGGCAAAGTCGCTGGGTAAAGCGATTCTCTGGGCAGCCCCCTTCCTGATGAAGGGGCTTTCGATCGCCGGCACCGCGGCGATGTTCCTGGTGGGTGGCGGCATCGTCACCCACGGGGTTCCCGCGCTTCACCATTGGATCGAGCACATTGGCCATGGTCCTGCGGGTGGCTTGACCGCTTCGTTGGTCAATGGAGGCATCGGCCTCGTGGCGGGGGCTGCAGTCCTTTTGCTAGTGAACGGGATCAAGAAGATGCGCGGGACACCGGCGCATTGA
- a CDS encoding aminotransferase class V-fold PLP-dependent enzyme, which produces MALDSAAIRAEFPCLHQSVNGRPLVYLDNAATAQKPRAVLDASRRYYEEINANIHRGTHHLARAATSAHEAARETIARYLNATDPAEVIFTSGTTDGINLVASVIGLGGILAPGDEVLISTLEHHSNIVPWQMLCERTGAMLKVIPCHEDGSLDQEAFRTLLTDRTKIAAFTWISNAFGTVNPVREMIAAAKSAGALVLIDAAQAAPHLTIDVQALGADFVALSGHKAYAPTGIGLLWGKRAVLDALPPWRGGGEMIKEVTFAKTTYNELPFKYEAGTPNIEGAIALAAAFEFMESVGLEVIGEHETKLIRRAAEGLSALSGVRLYGPDDRAGALSFGIEGVHHYDLGTLIDQMGVAVRTGHHCCQPLMARFGITGTTRASFAVYNTEAEVDALVTAVDKALSMLR; this is translated from the coding sequence ATGGCTCTTGATTCCGCCGCCATTCGCGCCGAGTTCCCTTGCCTCCACCAATCGGTGAACGGCCGCCCGCTCGTTTACCTCGACAATGCGGCGACCGCCCAGAAGCCGCGTGCCGTTCTCGATGCCTCCCGGCGCTACTACGAGGAGATCAATGCGAACATCCACCGCGGCACCCACCACCTCGCCCGGGCCGCGACCTCCGCTCACGAAGCGGCGCGTGAGACGATCGCACGCTACCTCAACGCAACCGATCCCGCGGAGGTGATCTTCACCTCGGGAACCACCGACGGCATCAATCTGGTAGCCTCCGTAATCGGGCTCGGCGGGATCCTCGCGCCGGGCGACGAGGTGTTGATTTCCACGCTGGAGCACCACTCGAACATCGTGCCATGGCAGATGCTCTGCGAGCGCACGGGTGCCATGCTGAAGGTGATTCCCTGCCACGAAGATGGCTCGCTGGATCAAGAGGCCTTCCGCACGTTGTTGACCGACCGGACGAAAATCGCCGCTTTCACTTGGATCTCGAACGCCTTCGGCACGGTCAATCCGGTCCGCGAAATGATCGCCGCCGCGAAGAGCGCGGGAGCCTTGGTCCTGATCGATGCGGCCCAGGCAGCACCGCACCTGACAATCGATGTGCAGGCTCTCGGAGCCGACTTCGTGGCCCTGTCCGGTCACAAGGCCTATGCGCCCACCGGGATCGGCCTGCTGTGGGGCAAGCGCGCGGTCCTTGATGCACTCCCGCCGTGGCGCGGAGGTGGCGAAATGATCAAGGAAGTGACTTTCGCGAAGACCACCTACAACGAGCTGCCCTTCAAGTATGAGGCCGGCACGCCGAACATCGAGGGGGCAATCGCTCTCGCCGCCGCCTTCGAGTTCATGGAGTCGGTCGGGCTTGAGGTGATCGGCGAGCACGAAACGAAGCTGATCCGCCGCGCGGCCGAGGGTCTCTCGGCGCTTTCCGGCGTGCGCCTGTATGGCCCGGATGACCGTGCTGGAGCTCTTTCCTTCGGCATCGAGGGTGTGCATCACTACGACTTGGGAACTCTGATCGACCAGATGGGGGTAGCAGTCCGCACCGGACACCATTGCTGCCAGCCGCTGATGGCTCGCTTCGGAATCACCGGGACAACCCGCGCCTCCTTCGCCGTTTACAACACGGAAGCGGAGGTGGACGCGCTGGTGACTGCCGTGGACAAGGCACTCTCGATGCTTCGCTGA
- a CDS encoding lysyl oxidase family protein yields MRAVFPLLLSILAALPAQAHFEVTPFPKIVQSGVPIGGLISSDPHAFVVYKVIVPPSTARMIVTTSSGAGNVDLFVRRGVYPTYNGEATDYASTYPGTRQQIRVPAAEAGVWYIGIQADGGYAGVQLTVQTTLEKGALLQPTFTPVPGVYPGPISAQIKTKTKKASTRFTTDGDDPDAGSPLANTTISLTEDTTLKARSYSTSGQEGPIGEASYQIRPAGDIIDLVNVGTISHLAAIKGQRHLFRVTVGAGERLAIQSEGGKGKSSLAVLFGQAPPTGKPVRGEATVRGTNRVVIPETQAGDYYIALDATATFSGRSLMAAVAGDGPDLMPWGPALNPYVSNEEFDPTSCEVQEGLIGAGPRRLLRYNTEVRNVGAQDMVMPDPEGNPFFEYHSCHGHYHFKGFAGSRLLDMAGNELRTSRKVSFCLLDNIRWERGARTTRRYNCGTQGIQAGWGDVYDSGLPGQWIEIDNLAAGNYQLELTVNPDGILPETNYDNNVVTIPVTIPPGE; encoded by the coding sequence ATGAGAGCAGTCTTTCCCCTCCTGCTGAGCATCCTGGCGGCGCTTCCAGCGCAGGCGCATTTCGAGGTCACTCCCTTTCCGAAGATCGTCCAATCCGGCGTGCCGATCGGCGGATTGATCTCCTCGGACCCGCATGCCTTCGTCGTCTACAAGGTGATCGTGCCGCCCTCTACGGCACGGATGATCGTTACCACCAGCAGCGGGGCGGGTAATGTAGACCTCTTTGTCCGCCGGGGAGTTTATCCGACCTATAACGGCGAGGCGACCGACTACGCCTCCACCTATCCGGGGACGCGCCAGCAGATCCGGGTCCCGGCCGCCGAGGCCGGGGTGTGGTATATCGGCATTCAAGCGGATGGCGGCTATGCGGGCGTCCAGCTCACGGTTCAGACCACCTTGGAAAAAGGCGCGCTGCTCCAGCCGACCTTCACCCCGGTGCCGGGAGTTTATCCCGGACCGATCAGCGCCCAGATCAAAACCAAGACGAAGAAGGCGAGCACTCGCTTCACCACCGATGGCGATGATCCCGATGCCGGATCGCCGCTGGCCAACACCACGATCAGCCTGACGGAGGATACCACGCTCAAGGCCCGCTCCTACAGCACGAGCGGCCAAGAAGGCCCGATCGGAGAAGCAAGCTACCAGATCCGTCCGGCGGGCGATATCATCGATCTGGTCAATGTGGGCACGATCTCCCACCTCGCCGCGATCAAGGGTCAGCGACATCTCTTCCGCGTAACCGTGGGTGCCGGCGAGCGGCTGGCAATCCAGTCTGAAGGCGGCAAGGGCAAGTCGTCGCTAGCAGTCCTATTCGGGCAAGCTCCGCCGACTGGCAAGCCGGTGCGCGGTGAGGCCACAGTCCGTGGCACGAACCGGGTGGTGATCCCGGAAACCCAAGCGGGCGACTACTACATCGCGCTGGATGCCACCGCTACCTTCTCCGGTCGCTCGCTCATGGCGGCGGTCGCTGGCGACGGTCCGGATCTCATGCCGTGGGGACCGGCGCTGAATCCCTACGTGAGCAACGAGGAATTCGACCCCACCTCCTGCGAAGTGCAGGAAGGCCTGATCGGGGCGGGACCGCGGCGCCTGCTGCGCTACAACACCGAGGTGCGGAACGTGGGTGCGCAGGATATGGTCATGCCTGATCCGGAGGGGAATCCCTTCTTTGAATATCACTCCTGCCACGGGCACTACCACTTCAAGGGATTCGCCGGATCCCGCCTGTTGGATATGGCGGGCAACGAACTGCGCACGAGCCGAAAGGTCAGTTTTTGTCTGCTCGACAACATTCGTTGGGAGCGGGGTGCCCGGACCACCCGCCGCTACAACTGCGGCACTCAAGGGATCCAGGCAGGCTGGGGTGATGTCTACGACAGCGGATTGCCGGGACAGTGGATCGAGATCGATAACCTGGCGGCGGGGAACTACCAGTTGGAGCTGACGGTGAACCCGGACGGGATCCTGCCCGAGACGAACTACGACAACAACGTGGTGACGATCCCGGTGACGATTCCGCCAGGGGAGTAG